A portion of the Sphingobacterium spiritivorum genome contains these proteins:
- a CDS encoding C40 family peptidase, whose translation MKTFITYSFLAFTLFTSINHVNAQVIDSTTYFRIKELQETVKTEIAPDKRLKIIEFLSVDIPKNVYVIQTTEKTAKDKLEQQLKGINAQVSVTLLPDASVSDKPAGVVNLSVANLRTKPEHSAEMASQVLLGAQVDILQKIKGDYRVRTAEGYIAWVPTSSVVAMTNEELNDWKKARKIIFTDEYGKSYATANTQGQQVSDLVYGDLLILNGESGNFYAVTYPDKRKAYVRKEQVMTYEKWLTSRKPTSENIISSARTMLGLPYLWGGTSTKGVDCSGFTKTAYFMNGYIIPRDASQQVLTGQKIDILGKDGHFDPEKALKNLKPADLLFFAAGKNSNPDARVTHVALYIGNGTFIHSAGSVRINSMLKDSPDYDDFQTRTVVAARRYLGEHESNLQKVENSTYYNAGK comes from the coding sequence ATGAAGACTTTTATTACTTACTCATTTCTTGCATTTACCTTATTTACAAGTATAAATCATGTAAATGCGCAAGTTATTGACTCTACAACCTATTTCAGAATCAAAGAACTGCAAGAAACCGTAAAAACGGAAATTGCACCGGACAAAAGATTAAAAATTATAGAGTTTTTATCTGTTGATATCCCCAAAAACGTATATGTAATCCAGACAACCGAAAAAACAGCAAAAGATAAACTTGAACAACAGTTAAAAGGGATCAATGCTCAGGTATCGGTCACCTTGCTTCCCGATGCTTCCGTTTCGGACAAGCCTGCAGGAGTGGTCAATCTTTCAGTAGCCAATCTACGCACCAAACCTGAGCATTCTGCAGAAATGGCAAGTCAGGTATTATTAGGTGCTCAGGTGGACATCCTGCAAAAAATAAAAGGCGACTATCGTGTACGTACAGCTGAAGGCTATATTGCCTGGGTGCCGACATCCTCTGTTGTCGCCATGACAAATGAAGAGCTGAACGATTGGAAAAAAGCAAGGAAAATAATCTTTACCGATGAATACGGCAAGTCTTATGCTACAGCAAATACTCAGGGACAACAGGTCTCTGACCTGGTATACGGAGACTTGCTGATCCTGAATGGCGAAAGCGGCAATTTTTATGCGGTAACCTACCCGGACAAAAGAAAAGCTTATGTCCGAAAAGAACAGGTCATGACCTATGAGAAATGGTTAACTTCACGGAAGCCTACCTCTGAAAATATTATCAGCAGTGCCAGAACGATGCTGGGTCTGCCTTACCTTTGGGGAGGTACCTCTACTAAAGGTGTAGATTGCAGTGGTTTTACCAAAACAGCCTATTTTATGAACGGCTATATTATTCCGCGTGATGCTTCACAACAGGTTCTGACAGGTCAAAAAATTGACATACTGGGCAAAGACGGTCACTTTGATCCTGAGAAGGCCTTAAAGAATTTAAAACCTGCTGACTTACTGTTTTTCGCGGCAGGTAAAAACAGTAATCCTGATGCCCGTGTTACACATGTAGCTCTTTATATCGGCAATGGTACCTTCATCCATTCAGCAGGATCGGTACGGATCAACAGTATGCTTAAAGATTCTCCGGACTATGACGACTTCCAGACCAGAACTGTGGTTGCGGCAAGGCGTTACCTTGGAGAACATGAAAGTAACCTTCAAAAAGTAGAGAACAGCACCTATTACAATGCCGGAAAGTAA
- a CDS encoding dipeptide epimerase codes for MSTSADWIAKDFGAFKLRYRPYTLELRHVFTVASFSRSTTPVVLTELEYDGIIGYGEASMPPYLGESQESVINFLNQIDLSGFNSPFQTEEILHYVDQTMLKNTAAKAAIDIALHDLLGKILQQPFYKIWGLDAALIPPTSYTIGIDTEEMIRQKVAEADQFKILKVKLGLDTDKMIIDTIRKVTDRPLCADVNQGWKSREQALEMAHWLAERNVVFLEQPMPKEQIDDNAWLTEHSPIPTIADEACQRLADVPALKDVYTGINIKLMKCTGMREAKKMAELARALEMKVMIGCMTETSCAISAAAQLAPLVDWADLDGALLIANDIYDGMQVVEGKCILPERPGIGILKI; via the coding sequence ATGAGTACATCAGCTGATTGGATAGCTAAAGATTTCGGAGCATTCAAATTGCGTTACCGCCCCTATACGTTAGAACTACGTCATGTATTTACTGTTGCATCTTTCAGTCGCAGCACGACTCCCGTAGTCCTCACAGAACTGGAGTATGACGGTATTATCGGATATGGAGAAGCCAGTATGCCACCCTATCTTGGAGAATCACAGGAAAGTGTGATTAATTTTCTGAATCAGATTGATCTGAGCGGTTTCAATTCCCCTTTCCAGACCGAAGAAATCCTGCACTATGTAGATCAGACCATGCTCAAAAACACAGCAGCCAAAGCAGCGATAGATATTGCATTGCATGATTTGCTGGGGAAAATCCTGCAACAGCCCTTTTATAAAATATGGGGATTAGATGCGGCACTTATCCCTCCTACATCCTATACCATCGGTATCGATACAGAAGAAATGATCCGTCAGAAAGTAGCTGAAGCGGATCAGTTCAAGATCCTGAAAGTAAAACTCGGGTTGGATACGGATAAAATGATTATCGATACCATTCGTAAAGTAACCGATCGCCCGCTATGTGCGGATGTCAATCAGGGATGGAAATCCAGAGAACAGGCATTGGAAATGGCTCACTGGCTGGCTGAGCGCAATGTGGTTTTCCTGGAACAACCTATGCCTAAGGAACAGATAGATGACAATGCCTGGCTTACCGAACACAGTCCGATCCCGACGATAGCAGATGAGGCCTGTCAGCGACTGGCTGATGTACCGGCATTGAAAGATGTATACACGGGCATCAATATCAAACTCATGAAATGTACAGGAATGCGGGAAGCAAAAAAGATGGCTGAACTCGCAAGAGCTCTGGAAATGAAGGTGATGATCGGTTGTATGACGGAAACTTCCTGTGCGATTTCCGCAGCAGCACAGTTAGCTCCTCTTGTGGATTGGGCTGATTTAGATGGAGCCTTATTGATCGCAAATGATATTTATGATGGCATGCAGGTTGTAGAGGGGAAATGCATCCTGCCGGAAAGACCGGGAATTGGAATACTAAAAATTTAG